A DNA window from Patescibacteria group bacterium contains the following coding sequences:
- a CDS encoding YggT family protein, with the protein MDSHVSRTTKSLYHGTQIVWYILGLLELVLAFRFILKFLAANSSAGFSSFIYEVSYPFVAPFMNVFNITRVDSVVIEWTTILAMLVYWLIAWGIVRLFFISKSVSTTEAADKLDEEEYK; encoded by the coding sequence ATGGACTCTCATGTATCTCGTACAACCAAGTCTCTATACCATGGGACACAAATAGTTTGGTATATTCTCGGACTACTCGAGCTTGTATTAGCCTTTCGCTTTATCTTAAAGTTCTTGGCAGCAAATAGTTCGGCTGGCTTCAGTAGTTTTATTTACGAAGTCAGTTATCCTTTTGTCGCTCCATTCATGAATGTTTTTAACATCACTAGAGTTGATAGTGTTGTCATTGAGTGGACCACAATACTAGCAATGTTAGTTTATTGGTTAATTGCTTGGGGAATCGTTAGATTATTCTTTATAAGTAAATCAGTGTCCACCACCGAAGCAGCAGACAAGTTGGATGAAGA
- a CDS encoding GlsB/YeaQ/YmgE family stress response membrane protein, translated as MGILIWIILGAIVGWVASIIMGTNEGLLLNIVIGVVGAVVGGWVMGFFGYSGVSGFNLYSFLVALLGAVILIAIVIALRKA; from the coding sequence ATGGGAATTTTAATTTGGATTATTCTTGGTGCAATTGTCGGTTGGGTTGCATCAATAATTATGGGCACAAATGAAGGTTTACTACTCAATATCGTTATCGGTGTTGTCGGCGCGGTTGTCGGCGGTTGGGTTATGGGATTTTTCGGATACAGTGGAGTATCTGGATTTAATCTTTATAGCTTTCTCGTGGCTCTACTCGGAGCAGTTATCTTGATAGCAATAGTCATTGCACTTAGAAAAGCTTAG